A part of Desulfotomaculum nigrificans DSM 574 genomic DNA contains:
- the aroH gene encoding chorismate mutase has protein sequence MAFFVRGIRGATTVERNEAQEIFDATQELLRSILEQNQINIEDICSVFFTVTPDLNAAFPARAARAMGWDYVPLMCALESDVVGALPKCIRVLVHVNTSKGQKEMKHVYLRQAINLRPDLVH, from the coding sequence ATGGCATTTTTTGTGAGAGGAATCAGGGGGGCTACTACGGTAGAACGGAATGAGGCCCAGGAGATATTTGACGCCACGCAGGAGTTATTGCGCAGTATTTTAGAGCAAAATCAAATTAACATAGAGGATATTTGCAGTGTATTCTTTACTGTCACCCCTGATTTAAACGCGGCTTTTCCGGCTCGGGCAGCCCGTGCCATGGGGTGGGATTATGTGCCCTTAATGTGTGCCCTTGAATCAGATGTAGTGGGTGCCCTGCCTAAATGTATTAGGGTACTGGTTCACGTTAATACAAGCAAGGGGCAAAAGGAAATGAAACATGTGTATTTACGTCAGGCCATAAACCTGAGACCTGATTTAGTCCATTAA
- the aroA gene encoding 3-phosphoshikimate 1-carboxyvinyltransferase, with protein sequence MSGDNMELTINQIKQLKGETAVPGDKSISHRAVMLGALARGTTRVENFLTGEDCLSTVRCFRALGVPVEGPDNGCLTIQGVGLNGLQEPVTILDAGNSGTTTRLMLGILAGQSFCSIITGDASLSRRPMARVTTPLAGMGAKFIGRDNNNLLPLAIRGGQLKPLNYQSPVASAQVKSAILLAGLFAQGETSVTEPTISRDHTERMLKSFGADIKQEGTTVTIKGRPELKGRQVVVPGDISSAAFLMVAAAILPGSEVTIRGVGVNPTRDGLLEVLKNMGGQVELLNLRDQCGEPVADIRVKGSDLQGTEISGNLIPRLIDEIPIIAVAAACARGTTVIRDAAELKVKESNRLATVAGELTKLGAAVEELPDGLIIKGGKPLTGAVVDSHGDHRIAMAMAVAGLAARGRTVIKEAQCIPVSFPGFADALKSLAVE encoded by the coding sequence ATGAGCGGTGATAACATGGAACTTACCATTAACCAAATAAAGCAATTAAAAGGCGAAACTGCTGTCCCCGGGGACAAATCCATCTCCCACCGGGCCGTCATGTTAGGGGCCCTGGCCCGGGGAACCACCCGGGTGGAGAATTTTCTGACGGGTGAGGATTGCCTGTCTACGGTACGTTGCTTCAGGGCCCTGGGGGTGCCTGTTGAAGGACCGGACAACGGCTGTTTAACCATCCAGGGGGTTGGTTTAAACGGGCTGCAGGAGCCGGTTACCATTTTAGATGCCGGAAATTCCGGCACCACCACCCGGCTGATGTTGGGGATTCTGGCCGGCCAGTCCTTTTGCAGCATTATTACCGGCGATGCATCCCTAAGCCGGCGACCCATGGCCAGGGTTACCACTCCTCTGGCCGGCATGGGGGCCAAGTTTATTGGCCGGGATAACAACAACCTGTTACCCCTGGCTATCCGGGGCGGCCAACTAAAGCCCTTAAACTATCAATCGCCGGTGGCCAGTGCCCAGGTTAAGTCAGCCATCCTGCTGGCGGGGCTGTTTGCCCAGGGGGAAACCTCAGTAACCGAACCCACTATATCCCGGGACCATACCGAACGCATGCTAAAGAGCTTTGGGGCTGATATAAAGCAGGAGGGTACCACAGTAACCATAAAGGGCCGACCGGAATTAAAAGGCCGCCAGGTGGTGGTACCCGGAGATATTTCCTCAGCTGCCTTTCTAATGGTAGCCGCAGCTATTTTACCTGGCTCGGAAGTAACCATCAGGGGAGTTGGGGTCAACCCCACCAGGGATGGATTGTTAGAAGTTCTAAAGAACATGGGCGGCCAGGTGGAATTGTTAAACCTGCGGGACCAGTGTGGCGAGCCGGTGGCGGACATTAGAGTTAAAGGTAGCGACCTGCAGGGAACAGAGATCTCCGGTAACCTGATCCCCCGGTTAATCGATGAAATTCCTATTATTGCGGTGGCCGCCGCCTGCGCCCGGGGCACCACCGTCATCCGGGATGCCGCTGAACTGAAAGTAAAGGAAAGCAACCGCCTGGCCACAGTGGCCGGCGAACTAACAAAACTGGGGGCGGCGGTGGAGGAACTACCGGACGGATTGATTATAAAAGGCGGTAAACCCCTAACCGGAGCAGTGGTGGACAGCCACGGCGATCACCGCATCGCCATGGCCATGGCCGTAGCCGGCCTGGCCGCCCGGGGGCGCACCGTAATCAAAGAAGCCCAGTGTATACCGGTCAGTTTCCCAGGTTTTGCGGATGCATTAAAATCACTGGCGGTAGAATAA
- a CDS encoding HutP family protein, protein MSFPGSKKVARVAIEMSMTETREQEKEYKAKFLNEGIRTAAVDYGGDFISSVNRIIERAVVAAKREGVIKEVHADEGAVAGATREALSMIMPKAVGLNVGGKIGIARQADHISVAVFFGVGLLHLDEVAIGLGHRAVSSL, encoded by the coding sequence TTGAGTTTTCCAGGCAGCAAGAAAGTGGCCCGCGTAGCCATTGAAATGTCTATGACCGAGACCAGAGAACAGGAGAAAGAATACAAGGCTAAATTTTTAAATGAGGGCATTCGTACTGCCGCAGTGGATTACGGTGGTGATTTTATTTCCTCGGTTAATCGGATAATTGAACGAGCGGTTGTGGCTGCCAAAAGAGAGGGAGTAATTAAAGAGGTGCATGCAGATGAGGGGGCGGTGGCCGGTGCCACCAGAGAGGCCCTTTCCATGATTATGCCCAAGGCAGTAGGCTTAAATGTAGGGGGCAAAATAGGCATTGCCCGGCAGGCAGATCATATCAGTGTAGCGGTATTTTTTGGCGTTGGCCTCTTGCATCTGGATGAAGTTGCCATTGGCTTAGGACACCGGGCGGTATCAAGTTTGTAG
- a CDS encoding bifunctional 4-hydroxy-3-methylbut-2-enyl diphosphate reductase/30S ribosomal protein S1 produces MYVEVRVAGKAGFCYGVKRAIEMTLAAAAEEKGPIYTLGPLIHNPRVVQDLAQKGIKEINSLDQVDGGTVIIRSHGVSPEVFRQAADKGIKIIDATCPFVGRAQKFAREMAEKGLPVYIVGDPGHPEVQGILGWSGGKGIVIENADQISQVDHSKVGLVAQTTQPVANYQGVVEALKQQGVEVDARNTICLATGERQRAALELAKQVDVMVVVGGRESANTKKLAKICRESGTPTYHVESAAELQEEWFRGVKTAGLTAGASTPDAIIEEVKRRMKELDQMTNGEEEMKDAMEVKSPQAGELIKGVVVQVGPDEVMVDVGAKSEGVVPRKELACYEVDNPQDVVKVGDEIECMVVKAEDNEGKLILSKVRADAEKAWGSLEQAMENGTVIKGVVREVVKGGLIVDIGVRAFLPASLVDRGYVEDLSKYLNQEVEVRVIEMNKQRKKVVVSRKAVLEEQYARKRAELLASIQEGQTVKGIVRRLTNFGAFVDLGGLDGLLHISEMSWYRINHPSEVVNVGDEIEVMVLKVDRENEKISLGRKQILPNPWDNVEEKYPVGAVVKAKVVRLAPFGAFVQLEPGVEGLVHISHLADRHVAKPDEVVTEGEEIDVKVLSVDPAEKRIRLSIREVNGEARPARENRSRKPENPEPKVEAPKEDNLTLGDVFGDMFKDNK; encoded by the coding sequence ATGTATGTGGAGGTCAGGGTGGCCGGTAAGGCAGGTTTTTGTTACGGCGTAAAGCGGGCCATCGAAATGACCCTAGCCGCTGCCGCAGAGGAGAAGGGCCCTATTTATACGCTGGGGCCGTTAATCCATAATCCCCGGGTGGTACAAGACCTGGCCCAAAAGGGAATTAAGGAGATCAACAGCCTGGATCAGGTTGACGGGGGCACGGTCATTATCAGATCCCATGGCGTGAGTCCGGAAGTATTCCGCCAGGCTGCCGACAAAGGTATAAAAATAATAGACGCAACCTGTCCCTTTGTGGGCAGGGCACAAAAATTTGCCCGTGAAATGGCCGAAAAGGGTCTGCCCGTTTATATCGTTGGTGATCCGGGCCACCCGGAGGTACAGGGTATCCTGGGTTGGAGCGGGGGCAAAGGAATAGTAATTGAAAATGCTGATCAAATTAGTCAGGTTGATCATTCCAAGGTAGGCCTGGTGGCCCAAACAACCCAGCCGGTCGCTAACTACCAGGGAGTGGTTGAAGCCCTTAAACAACAAGGAGTCGAAGTTGACGCCCGCAACACCATTTGTTTGGCCACAGGCGAACGCCAGCGAGCCGCCTTGGAGTTAGCCAAGCAGGTAGATGTAATGGTGGTGGTAGGAGGCAGAGAAAGTGCCAATACTAAAAAATTAGCCAAGATATGCCGGGAATCAGGAACTCCCACCTATCATGTGGAATCAGCAGCCGAACTGCAGGAGGAATGGTTCCGGGGAGTAAAGACGGCAGGGCTGACAGCGGGTGCTTCAACACCTGACGCAATTATAGAGGAGGTTAAAAGAAGGATGAAAGAGCTGGACCAGATGACCAATGGTGAAGAAGAAATGAAAGATGCCATGGAGGTTAAGTCTCCCCAGGCCGGCGAATTAATCAAGGGCGTTGTGGTGCAGGTTGGCCCTGACGAAGTGATGGTAGATGTGGGAGCAAAATCCGAAGGTGTTGTACCCCGCAAAGAACTGGCCTGTTATGAGGTGGATAATCCCCAGGACGTAGTCAAGGTGGGGGATGAAATAGAGTGCATGGTGGTTAAAGCCGAAGATAATGAAGGTAAGTTAATTCTCTCCAAGGTGCGGGCCGATGCTGAAAAGGCCTGGGGTAGCCTGGAGCAAGCCATGGAAAATGGCACAGTCATTAAAGGTGTAGTAAGAGAAGTGGTTAAAGGCGGTCTCATCGTAGATATTGGGGTGCGTGCCTTCCTGCCTGCTTCCCTGGTGGATCGTGGTTATGTGGAAGATCTCTCCAAATACCTGAACCAGGAAGTTGAAGTACGGGTTATTGAAATGAACAAGCAGCGGAAGAAAGTTGTGGTTTCCCGTAAAGCCGTACTGGAGGAACAATATGCCCGCAAGCGCGCAGAACTGCTGGCCAGCATCCAGGAGGGCCAAACCGTTAAAGGTATTGTTCGCCGTTTAACCAACTTTGGTGCCTTTGTTGACCTGGGCGGTCTGGATGGCTTATTGCATATTTCCGAAATGAGCTGGTACCGCATTAACCATCCTTCCGAGGTGGTTAATGTGGGTGATGAGATAGAGGTAATGGTATTGAAGGTAGACCGGGAAAACGAAAAGATTTCCCTGGGCCGGAAACAAATTTTGCCCAACCCCTGGGATAACGTGGAAGAAAAATACCCTGTGGGTGCGGTGGTTAAAGCTAAAGTTGTACGCCTGGCTCCCTTTGGCGCCTTTGTCCAACTGGAACCCGGCGTGGAAGGCCTGGTACACATTTCTCACCTGGCCGACCGCCATGTTGCCAAGCCGGATGAAGTGGTAACCGAGGGCGAAGAAATTGACGTTAAGGTACTGAGCGTTGACCCGGCAGAAAAACGCATTCGCCTCTCCATCCGCGAGGTGAACGGCGAAGCACGTCCCGCCCGGGAAAACCGTTCCCGCAAGCCAGAAAACCCAGAGCCCAAGGTGGAAGCACCCAAAGAAGATAACCTGACCCTCGGTGACGTATTTGGAGACATGTTTAAAGATAACAAGTAA
- a CDS encoding pyridoxal phosphate-dependent aminotransferase, which yields MVLSDKIAAYLSNASWIRKMFEEGDRLRKIHGADKVYDFTLGNPSVEPPEKFRDELKKLALNPVPGMHRYMSNAGYPETRAAVAEVLAEQSGLPFNASHVVMTVGAGGGLNIVLKAILNPGDEVIALSPYFVEYGFYVDNHGGVLKVVPTNDQFLPDLTAINEAIGPKTRAIIINSPNNPTGVVYPAEILTGLGDLLDQKSQEFGRPIFALSDEPYAKIVFEGTQVPSVFKHITNAILVTSHSKDLALPGERIGYVAVSPKINEVDRLVEGLVFCNRTLGFVNAPALMQRLVAGLQRESVDIAEYQEKRDLLYNHLTGLGFEMVKPQGAFYLFPKSPVADDVEFTRKALAHNILVVPGSGFGTPGYFRLAYCIDKEIIERSFPAWTALARELGLKG from the coding sequence ATGGTATTGTCTGATAAAATTGCTGCTTATCTAAGCAATGCTTCCTGGATCCGCAAAATGTTTGAAGAAGGAGATCGTCTGCGGAAAATTCACGGAGCAGATAAGGTATATGATTTTACTCTGGGCAATCCTTCCGTGGAGCCACCGGAAAAATTCCGTGATGAATTAAAAAAGTTAGCTCTCAACCCGGTGCCGGGTATGCACCGCTATATGAGTAATGCGGGGTATCCGGAAACCCGGGCAGCCGTGGCCGAAGTACTGGCGGAACAATCCGGCCTGCCCTTTAATGCCAGCCATGTGGTAATGACCGTGGGAGCCGGAGGTGGCTTAAACATAGTGCTGAAAGCCATTCTGAACCCCGGTGACGAGGTTATTGCCCTGTCCCCCTATTTCGTAGAATATGGTTTTTATGTGGACAACCACGGCGGGGTATTAAAGGTGGTACCCACCAATGATCAATTCTTACCAGATCTGACGGCCATAAATGAGGCCATTGGGCCCAAAACCAGAGCCATCATCATTAACTCACCCAACAACCCCACCGGGGTGGTGTATCCCGCTGAAATCCTCACTGGCCTGGGTGATTTATTAGACCAAAAATCTCAGGAATTTGGTCGTCCTATTTTCGCACTTTCTGATGAACCATATGCCAAAATTGTATTTGAAGGAACCCAGGTCCCCTCGGTATTTAAACACATTACCAATGCCATCCTGGTAACCTCTCACAGTAAGGACCTGGCCCTGCCGGGTGAACGGATTGGCTATGTGGCGGTCAGTCCCAAAATTAACGAGGTGGACCGGCTGGTGGAAGGCCTGGTGTTCTGCAACCGTACCCTGGGCTTCGTAAATGCTCCGGCCCTGATGCAGCGGTTGGTGGCCGGCTTACAGCGGGAGTCGGTGGATATAGCGGAATATCAGGAGAAACGGGACCTGCTGTACAATCATCTGACCGGGCTGGGTTTTGAAATGGTGAAACCCCAGGGGGCTTTTTACCTGTTTCCCAAGTCCCCGGTGGCTGATGATGTAGAATTTACCAGAAAAGCCCTGGCCCATAATATTCTGGTGGTACCCGGCAGCGGCTTTGGAACACCGGGTTATTTCAGGCTGGCTTATTGTATCGATAAGGAGATTATTGAAAGGTCGTTCCCGGCCTGGACTGCTCTGGCCCGGGAATTAGGCCTGAAGGGATAG
- a CDS encoding prephenate dehydrogenase yields the protein MIGGSLGLALTERRLAAEVVGVDPNRDNLNLAVTMGAVHRAASLVEALPAADLFILATPVGVTLGVLEMAVPFLTPGTIITDVGSVKGRLVERAEKMLPAGVHFIGGHPMAGLEVSGVAGARGDLFQGASYILTPTKNFDPVALQKLKRLVKEMGAHPVELAAEQHDRLVAMISHLPHLLAATLVNTVAAEPSSDMLLQLAAGGFRDTTRIAAANANMWRDILLTNRDMVLKAVRQFRRQLAEMELAINNFDQTALVAVLERAREVRMSLAENRTYLNER from the coding sequence TTGATTGGCGGATCCCTGGGGCTGGCCTTAACTGAGCGTCGGTTGGCCGCAGAAGTGGTGGGGGTGGACCCTAACCGGGACAACCTCAATTTGGCCGTAACCATGGGAGCCGTTCACCGGGCCGCCAGCCTGGTAGAAGCCTTACCGGCAGCGGATCTTTTCATATTGGCTACCCCTGTCGGGGTTACCCTGGGGGTTTTGGAAATGGCGGTTCCCTTCCTGACCCCCGGAACGATAATTACCGATGTGGGCAGTGTCAAGGGGCGGCTGGTAGAGCGGGCCGAAAAGATGCTGCCCGCCGGGGTCCATTTTATTGGCGGGCATCCCATGGCCGGACTGGAAGTAAGCGGGGTAGCCGGGGCCAGGGGAGACCTTTTTCAGGGGGCTTCCTACATACTCACACCAACGAAAAACTTTGACCCGGTTGCCTTGCAAAAACTTAAAAGGCTGGTTAAAGAGATGGGGGCCCATCCGGTGGAACTGGCAGCCGAGCAGCATGACCGCCTGGTGGCGATGATCAGTCACCTGCCCCATCTTTTGGCCGCTACTCTGGTAAATACCGTAGCGGCGGAACCATCATCCGATATGCTGCTGCAGTTGGCCGCCGGAGGATTCCGGGATACCACCAGAATTGCCGCTGCCAATGCCAACATGTGGCGGGATATTTTACTGACCAACCGGGACATGGTATTAAAGGCGGTAAGACAATTCCGCCGCCAGTTGGCAGAGATGGAACTGGCCATTAATAATTTCGATCAAACGGCTTTAGTGGCTGTGCTGGAACGGGCCAGAGAAGTCAGGATGTCCCTGGCGGAGAATAGGACCTATCTGAATGAGCGGTGA
- the aroF gene encoding 3-deoxy-7-phosphoheptulonate synthase, translating into MIVVMSQKADSKHVDAVLERLKRAGFQIHLSQGVERTIIGAIGDKTRMRDLALEAMPEVESVVPVLQPYKLASRAFKEQDTIVKVGDLEIGGGNIQVMAGPCAVESREQLLEAAQLVKAAGATLLRGGAFKPRTSPYSFQGLEEAGLKLLAEAREKTGLKIVTEVMDAGTLPMVAHYADVLQIGTRNMQNFFLLREVAKVNKPVLLKRGASATIEEWLMAAEYIMAGGNYNVILCERGIRTFENFTRNTLDLGAVPVVKYLSHLPVIVDPSHALGKWRFVAPMSLAAVAAGADGLLIEVHPNPAEALCDGPQSLTPENFHALMQQLKDVAGVFGKRMGSLEG; encoded by the coding sequence ATGATTGTAGTAATGAGCCAGAAAGCTGACAGTAAGCATGTTGATGCAGTATTAGAACGGCTGAAGCGAGCCGGTTTTCAAATACACCTGTCCCAGGGTGTGGAAAGAACCATTATTGGTGCCATTGGCGATAAAACCAGGATGAGGGATCTAGCCCTGGAAGCCATGCCCGAGGTGGAAAGTGTGGTGCCCGTTTTGCAGCCATATAAACTGGCCAGTCGAGCATTTAAGGAACAGGATACCATTGTTAAAGTGGGGGACCTGGAGATTGGCGGTGGGAATATTCAAGTTATGGCTGGTCCCTGTGCCGTGGAAAGCCGGGAACAGCTTTTGGAGGCAGCGCAGCTGGTTAAGGCTGCCGGAGCCACCCTGTTAAGGGGGGGTGCCTTTAAACCCCGCACTTCACCTTATTCCTTCCAGGGGCTGGAGGAAGCAGGGTTAAAGTTGCTGGCCGAAGCACGGGAAAAAACCGGGTTAAAGATCGTGACGGAAGTTATGGATGCCGGCACCTTGCCCATGGTGGCCCACTACGCTGATGTACTGCAAATTGGTACCCGTAACATGCAAAATTTCTTCCTGTTAAGGGAAGTGGCCAAGGTGAATAAGCCGGTGCTGTTAAAGCGGGGAGCCTCAGCCACCATTGAGGAATGGCTGATGGCCGCCGAATATATTATGGCCGGGGGAAATTACAACGTTATTTTGTGCGAGAGAGGTATCCGCACCTTTGAAAACTTTACCAGAAACACCCTGGATCTGGGTGCGGTGCCGGTGGTTAAATACCTGTCTCACCTGCCGGTCATTGTTGACCCCAGCCACGCCCTGGGTAAATGGCGGTTTGTGGCTCCCATGAGCCTGGCTGCTGTAGCTGCCGGGGCCGATGGCCTGTTAATTGAGGTACACCCCAACCCGGCTGAAGCCCTGTGCGATGGCCCCCAATCCCTAACACCCGAGAATTTCCATGCCTTAATGCAACAGCTGAAAGATGTGGCCGGGGTGTTCGGAAAGAGAATGGGTAGTCTGGAGGGCTAG
- a CDS encoding DUF1614 domain-containing protein, with the protein MTRFPLGLIVLIAVSLLIYFGLAQRALDRMRLSDKGALGVILAIIVGSFIDIPIPGLRVPMTVNLGGAVIPVALSIYLLARAGTGKEVGRALLATALTALAIWFIGSRLMTGLPEPAGRYGFVDALYLYPIVAAVIAYIAGRSRRSAFIGATLGVILADLANYGYMLRNNAVNATKSIGGAGVFDAIVISGILAILLADLIGETRERLQGGPSSKGKPDALLAGLKKPEFRESQERDKMPADREQRINLDSGTQKALDSKEGDRLED; encoded by the coding sequence ATGACACGTTTTCCGCTGGGACTTATTGTGCTGATTGCGGTATCACTGCTGATTTATTTTGGCCTGGCACAGCGGGCCCTGGACCGGATGAGATTATCCGATAAAGGAGCCCTGGGCGTCATCCTGGCCATTATCGTGGGCAGCTTTATTGATATTCCCATTCCGGGTCTGCGGGTGCCCATGACAGTTAACCTGGGTGGGGCTGTGATTCCGGTGGCTTTATCCATCTACCTGCTGGCCAGGGCCGGTACCGGCAAAGAGGTGGGACGGGCACTTTTAGCCACCGCCTTAACTGCTCTGGCCATCTGGTTTATCGGTTCCCGGCTAATGACCGGACTACCCGAACCGGCGGGTCGCTATGGTTTTGTGGATGCCCTCTACCTTTATCCCATAGTTGCCGCAGTTATTGCCTATATCGCCGGACGTTCCCGCCGCAGTGCCTTCATTGGGGCCACTCTGGGGGTAATATTGGCGGACCTGGCTAATTATGGTTATATGCTGCGGAACAATGCTGTCAATGCCACCAAGAGTATTGGCGGGGCCGGAGTTTTTGATGCCATTGTTATTTCGGGAATTTTGGCCATTCTACTGGCCGATCTGATTGGGGAGACCAGAGAAAGACTGCAGGGGGGGCCTTCCTCTAAAGGCAAACCGGATGCCCTGTTGGCCGGTTTAAAAAAGCCCGAGTTTAGAGAAAGTCAGGAGCGGGATAAAATGCCGGCCGACCGGGAGCAAAGGATAAACCTGGACAGCGGGACCCAAAAAGCCCTGGACAGTAAGGAGGGTGATCGTCTTGAAGACTAA
- the cmk gene encoding (d)CMP kinase has product MRNKTCVAIDGPAGAGKSTVAKLVARQLGLLYIDTGAMYRAVTLKALREGLDLTDHEQLTALARRTKIELVPGAKQLVLLDGEDVTEEIRSPEVSRHVSLVAKVPGVRAILVEQQRRMASETGVVMDGRDIGTVVLPQADIKIFLTASAEERANRRAKELANKGYTIDIAKLIKEIEERDYIDSHREVSPLVAAADATIIDSSNLSIDEVVKEIIKLIGNP; this is encoded by the coding sequence TTGCGCAACAAAACATGTGTAGCCATAGACGGCCCGGCCGGGGCCGGCAAAAGCACTGTGGCTAAATTAGTTGCCCGGCAACTGGGCTTACTTTATATTGATACAGGGGCCATGTACCGGGCAGTGACCTTAAAGGCCTTAAGAGAGGGCCTTGACCTCACCGATCATGAACAGTTAACCGCTTTGGCCCGCCGCACCAAGATAGAATTAGTGCCCGGTGCCAAACAACTGGTACTGCTGGACGGGGAAGACGTGACAGAGGAAATTCGTTCCCCGGAAGTATCCCGTCATGTGTCCCTGGTGGCTAAAGTGCCGGGAGTAAGAGCAATATTAGTGGAACAACAGCGGCGGATGGCCAGCGAAACAGGGGTGGTTATGGACGGCCGGGATATTGGCACGGTGGTGTTGCCCCAGGCTGATATTAAAATTTTTCTCACTGCCTCCGCCGAAGAACGAGCTAACCGCCGGGCCAAGGAATTGGCAAATAAAGGATATACTATAGATATTGCTAAACTAATCAAAGAAATTGAAGAGCGGGATTACATCGACAGCCACCGGGAAGTATCCCCCCTGGTGGCCGCCGCAGACGCCACCATCATCGATAGTTCAAACCTGAGCATCGATGAGGTGGTAAAAGAAATTATTAAGCTTATAGGTAATCCTTAG
- a CDS encoding lysophospholipid acyltransferase family protein — MLYWFLRTVIRFILLFWRRWRVIGLENLPAQGGVVVVANHVSNLDPVVVGCALNRQVHFMAKIELFRNALLGMLIRQLGAFPVNREKSDRQAIRTALELLHAGRVVGIFPEGTRSKTGEIQKPHLGAALLAFKADAPLLPVAVKGTRGFFSRVTVVVGKPIYIPDLWHSKPGKGELEQISDQVMGTIATLAK; from the coding sequence ATGCTTTACTGGTTTCTCCGCACCGTCATCCGCTTCATTCTGCTGTTCTGGCGGCGGTGGCGGGTGATTGGTCTGGAAAATTTACCTGCCCAGGGCGGAGTGGTGGTGGTGGCTAACCACGTCAGCAACCTGGACCCGGTGGTGGTGGGTTGTGCCTTAAACCGTCAGGTGCATTTCATGGCCAAGATAGAATTATTTAGGAATGCCCTGCTGGGCATGTTAATTCGTCAATTGGGAGCCTTTCCGGTAAACCGTGAAAAATCTGATCGCCAGGCTATCCGTACAGCCCTGGAACTGCTGCACGCCGGCCGGGTGGTGGGGATTTTTCCCGAAGGTACCCGTAGTAAAACCGGGGAGATACAAAAGCCCCACCTGGGGGCGGCCTTGCTGGCCTTTAAGGCTGATGCTCCGCTGCTGCCGGTGGCGGTCAAGGGCACCAGGGGCTTCTTTTCCCGGGTCACCGTAGTGGTAGGCAAGCCCATTTATATTCCTGACCTCTGGCACAGCAAGCCGGGTAAAGGGGAACTGGAGCAAATAAGCGATCAGGTTATGGGAACAATAGCTACACTGGCAAAATAA
- the spoIIP gene encoding stage II sporulation protein P, with translation MKTKSFAIILSVGILLAGLGIVSHLDLAPRIVPAWNPASILSSEEPDHLVGKAVNIMDEKGNVISQVCRGVAVGDEIINYEGKHYRVINVDRDKAVAKSLGYDKDLLAWIGYFNDENLALAAATAKKGTVGVYHTHTDEAYVPSDGSANIPFKGGIYGVGQSFVNKLRQKTGSNVLYDKTPHDPHDNSAYQRSRPTAMRLLKQNPIAIFDVHRDGIPDAGYYRATIANKDVSKLRLVVGRQNPNMQANLDFAKRMMAYANKVHPGIVKEIFMARGNYNQDLSPTALLIEAGTHTNTKGEAERGIALFADAVPTVLGIQGGPATGPTGRSALTDRAAGRSGWRAVGWILGLTLVLGGGFLLISTGSLKGVGDRLSSIGKEFTNYLGPVKKRTGAAKKPRDSKITQQAYHDQADRAVIDHRDDVTED, from the coding sequence TTGAAGACTAAATCCTTTGCCATTATCTTAAGTGTAGGCATATTGTTGGCAGGCCTGGGTATTGTCAGTCACCTGGATTTGGCTCCCCGGATAGTACCGGCCTGGAACCCGGCTTCTATTTTGAGCAGCGAAGAGCCTGACCACCTGGTGGGTAAAGCAGTTAACATTATGGACGAAAAGGGAAATGTCATCAGCCAGGTTTGCCGGGGTGTAGCCGTAGGAGACGAGATTATCAATTATGAAGGTAAACATTACCGGGTGATCAACGTGGACCGGGACAAGGCCGTGGCCAAATCGCTGGGCTACGATAAAGATTTGCTGGCCTGGATTGGCTATTTCAACGATGAAAATCTGGCCCTGGCTGCAGCCACCGCTAAAAAAGGTACGGTGGGGGTTTATCACACCCACACCGATGAGGCCTATGTACCCAGCGACGGTTCCGCCAATATTCCCTTTAAGGGCGGTATCTACGGCGTGGGGCAGTCCTTTGTCAATAAACTGCGGCAAAAAACCGGCAGCAATGTTTTATATGATAAGACACCCCATGACCCCCATGATAACTCGGCTTACCAGCGTTCCCGGCCAACCGCCATGAGGTTGCTGAAACAAAATCCCATTGCCATATTTGACGTGCACCGGGATGGCATTCCCGACGCCGGTTACTACAGAGCTACCATTGCCAACAAGGATGTAAGTAAATTAAGATTGGTAGTAGGTCGGCAAAATCCCAATATGCAAGCCAACCTGGATTTTGCCAAAAGAATGATGGCCTACGCCAATAAGGTACATCCCGGTATTGTCAAAGAGATCTTTATGGCCAGGGGTAATTACAACCAGGACTTATCTCCCACTGCCTTATTGATAGAAGCAGGTACCCATACCAACACCAAGGGTGAAGCCGAACGGGGGATAGCCTTATTTGCCGATGCTGTGCCCACTGTCCTGGGTATCCAGGGCGGCCCGGCCACAGGGCCGACCGGCAGGTCAGCTTTAACCGATAGAGCAGCCGGTCGCAGCGGCTGGCGGGCTGTGGGTTGGATTTTAGGTTTAACTCTGGTGCTGGGCGGCGGCTTCCTATTAATAAGCACCGGCAGTCTGAAAGGAGTCGGCGACCGCTTGAGCAGCATTGGCAAAGAATTTACCAACTACCTGGGGCCCGTTAAGAAAAGAACCGGCGCCGCTAAAAAACCCCGGGACAGTAAGATAACGCAGCAGGCCTATCATGATCAGGCCGACCGGGCCGTAATAGATCATCGGGACGATGTAACAGAGGATTAG